TGACTGGTCATTTATGACATATTGATGATCACTAGTTGCGCCTCCCCCTCAAAAATATGATTGTGCAGACAATCCGTATTGCGTCCGTATTACACTGTACACAAAGGGCCTGTTCACTGGCACTCTGATGTCTCTACCACACACCTCTaaccatcccccctccccccccccaggacctggTGAAGAACCACCTGATGTACGCAGTgcgcgaggaggtggaggtcctcaAGGAGCAGATCAAGGAGCTGGCAGAGAAGAACCACCAGCTGGAGCGGGAGAACAGCCTGCTGAAGAACCTGGCCAGCCCCGAGCAGATGGAGAAGTTCCAGCTGTGCGTCCCGGCCAGCGAGCTGCTGACCCTGGACAATCAGTCCAGCCAGTCCACGGGGGGCTCGgggcaccaccgccaccacccgtCACAGCTCTTGCTGCAGCCGGCCCCGCCGTGCCCCCTGACCCCCGGCTCTGCCGTGTGAGGGGCCGGGCTCCGGGCGGGCCGGGCCCCCGTCCTCAACAGCAGTAGCGGAGCTCCGCGCGGACGGCGCCGTCCAGCGTTGACGCGAGTTTGCCGTTTTCGTACCAAAGGGCAGACCGACCCTCAGGGGATATGAAACCCTTCCACCCgaaggggaggaaaggaaaggttTCTGCGGCtcccaaacaccccccccccccccccccccccaccccgcccccccccacctcctctcagaGGCAGGACGGGGCACTGACTTGTTGACATTTGGTTACAAACAAAAGCACAGGCCGAGCACTAAAGACGCTTTTTACTGGTGCGGACTCAGGCCCGACATCGGACCATTTCCAACTCTTTGTTTGTCCTTAGTCACTCTTGCGTAGACAAAAGCGCTGGGAGGAGGAATTGAGTGGGATGACGTTGTTGACTGCAGCGCCACCACAGCGCTTTCTCCGGGACAGagaaagcaccccccccccccccaccaccaccaccaccacacctgcTCTGAAGCAGGACGTGGATACGAGCTTGGGCTGGCCCTGCTGGTGCTATCTTGGAAGTGAGGGTTTCCGGGAGTAAAAAGATGACAGGGTTCCCGCTTTCTttttgtctccctcccccctccccatctgtGGATTTGTCCCGACGATTCAAAACGAGAACAATACCCAAGTTTCATCTTTTCATCTTTTCATCTGAATCCCGGTGCTCGACGTGAGCAGTTCCGTTCAGGAATGTTTCTGTCGTAATACGATTGAATTTCTCTGTGTAGACGTGTACATTGTAAACCATAACGACGACATTATAAAACAAAGGCGGAGGAAGTGGAGACCTTTTGTAGCCTAGCATGCATCCAGTTTGTATGAATGCAATTATTTTATCACTGGCAAGTGGTGCTTTGCAAAAAAGGAATCAAATTataacttttttgtttttggtgaTTCTGATCAAAGATGTTAAACAAATAGGACCCTTGTACATTATGCTGTAAAGATGACTATTTTTGTGTTTGGGAAGAGGTGAAAGGCAGACGTGGTCACCCTGTTTGCCTGGCTCTTCTCttcaaaacaagaagaactagAATCTGCATAAACGTGATCCTTCCTGAGTTGAATGTGTCGGGGAGAGGCCAAGGGAGCGGCCATTTTGTGGTCCTTCTCGGCTGCAGATGCACTCCTGACTTTACCAGCATCACACCGGTGTATGTCTCCTGTTACagcttttattttgattatGTGAACTTGACAACTACGGCATGACAACAGTGCCTGTACTTTAgtaagagaggagaagaaaaagagaaaaaaaaactgttttcacACTGAACTCTTGTAATGTTCTAGCTACCAAAGACTTCACCTCACACTCTCCCAAAAACTAAAGAAAGCCAAGCGAAACAGGAGCATGTGTTAAACACAGACAGTTCACAGGGATGCGTCTTGTTAGCTCGATAAAAGCTAAAGTGTCTATGTTGTGTAAAGATAACGGTGTTGTTGCTGTTCTGTATCCAAGGAGACGAATGTTCACTATGGTGTATGGATACAAATGCACATTTGCAATAAACCTTATGTTTACATAAATGACGAATGTTTACTTTTGCTTTTTCCCCGTTGTTTTTCGTCATTGATATTCTGTGGCTTTGTCTACATGGCCTTATCAACACTACAGCATGGGCTCACAAAGTCAACCTCACATTAGCCATTTGTTTTGACTCGATCATGACTCAGACTTTACCTACTTATGCACACTCTGCGTGCTGGCTTGAAATACTGTACAGTTAAACATGGTAATGTTGGTGTTCAAATCAAATTAGTTATGCAATAGGATTATTCATGCAATTTACAGGAAAAGTCAGTCACCCTTAAACTTAATTATACTAGAGAAGAGGTTTAATATTTGGCCAACAAAATTTGCCACTGCATGAGAATAGTTTCCATTGGATATGATCTCAGCTACGGTAAATGACTAACATGGATGTCGAATGCATTGGAAATGTGAGCCTGGTAAAGCTGGGGATCCTCACACCACCTGTGAGCCCTGcctgtttatttattcatggatTTTCACTGAGACAGCTCATGTTTTCTAGGAATTGTAAGGAGCACCCCCAGGGAGTACTGCCTTGTTACACTTGAAGTGCCTCTGCCTCGTTCAGGTGGAGGCCAAGTGACGGTGCTTGTTGTTTATGACCGTCAAACTACGAATCAATGGCAGACCCTCGTCCTCTTCCAAGGGTCTGGGCTGTCATTGGGCGGCGGGGTGGGCACTGCGGAGCGGGGAGAGAGAAGTGAGCGCCCTATGTGGTGTCCCGGCCTCAGACGGTTGGCAGGGGTTCAGTGGGACTCGTTTGTAACCGGATCGACCACGGTCGAGCTCTAGTGGTGCTCGCTGCAGCTCTTTGGAAAATGCCAAACCAAACAAGATCAAATGGCCTGAGAGCAAAcggcgtctctccctcttctgtaCAACAACCATCGCCTTCCATGTGAAAACTCTCCGAAGTTCTCTTTTCGATTGTCAAATTCAAAGGTTTAGTGGAAtggtatgtgtatttgtttaacAAGGTTAATCTCATTGATATTATACTTCTCCTTTAAAAGAAGGCGCTGGCCAAAAAGTGGCATGAGTGTATTAAAGTGTCCGGCACCGACGTATCTATAAGTGATCAGATTGCTGCTGTTCCTATGACTTGTGGTGTGTCACATGACGTGAGCATAATAATTGATATCCTTGATGCTATTATTTTGGATCTACATTCACCACATGCTCTGTTAATGGCCCTATGTGGTCTGAAAAGATTTCAAATGAGCATATAAAATATACAGAGGCTATAGCAGTAGTTCGGGGTCGTAACAGAACAGTGGAAAATgcgtctgtatatatatatacacaaatagcTCATGTGACTCATTCTTTTATCTGGAGATTATATAATTTAAATCTATATTTTGGCGcttcttattattcttattattcttcttattcttcttatTCTGTTGAAGGACAGGTGGTTGTTTGGTCGGGTTTCGTGTAAACCTGCGTAGATTCTTGATGCCTCGGTTTCTGTTTTAAAGCCAAAGAAATATTCAGTGCAAATACCTAATGAATGAGATGGCAGGTGAGCCTTTGTCTAGAGTGTGTCCGTGAGTatctgtatgtgtatctgtgcgtgctAATTCTGTAGTAGCCAGTGGTTGGCCCCTGGGTGTATGTGGCCCTTAAACCAGAGAGACGTTGTTcacaatttaattattttaaattgtgTAACTCGTATATTGTGTAAAATGTTGGAACTTTATGTTGTCCATGAAGCTCAATTTATATTCAAACAATATTCACAATGTCACACTACCCATGT
The DNA window shown above is from Gadus chalcogrammus isolate NIFS_2021 chromosome 10, NIFS_Gcha_1.0, whole genome shotgun sequence and carries:
- the tsc22d3 gene encoding TSC22 domain family protein 3 isoform X2, with the translated sequence MSTEMFGKTPMEVAVYQLHNFSISFFSSLLGGDVVSVKLDNSASGASVVAIDNKIEQAMDLVKNHLMYAVREEVEVLKEQIKELAEKNHQLERENSLLKNLASPEQMEKFQLCVPASELLTLDNQSSQSTGGSGHHRHHPSQLLLQPAPPCPLTPGSAV